The DNA segment TGAATGGGGACTTCGTCACGGCCCAGGATGTCGATGGCGCGGGGACCGCGACGGTTGACCTCACCTTCTTCCCGATGGGCGAGCACCACGTCAGCGCGGAGTTCGGGGGCATCGACAACGTGTATTCGTGGAGCACGTCCGAGGAGCTGCTGGTGGTCGCCGAGCCTGGGGACGGCGGGAGCATGCCGGACGCGGGGCAGCCGGATGGCGGTCCTCGGGATGCTGGGACGCCGGATGCCGGTGGGTTCGACGCGGGGCCCCAGGATGCCGGAGCGCCGGATTCGGGCCCCATCGACGCTGGGGAGGAGCCGGACGCGGGTGACGGCGGTGGAACGACTCCCGAGCCGGACGCGGGCGACGACGGTGGGACGACTCCCGAGCCGGACGCGGGTGACGGCGGTGGAACGACTCCTGAACCGGACGCGGGCGACGGCGGTGGAACGACTCCCGAGCCGGACGCAGGCGACGGCGGTGGGACGACTCCCGAGCCGGACGCGGGTGACGGCGGTGGAACGACTCCTGAGCCCGAGCCGGACGCGGGCGATGGTGACGCCGGCACGACTCCTGATGCGGGCACCGAGGACGCGGGGCCCTCGGATCCCAACGGCCCCAGCGAGCCGGAACTCCCAGGTCCTCGCGACCTGACGGTCACCGGTTGGGGATGCGGCGCTACCGATGCCAGCAGTGCGTCCTTCGTGATGCTGGCGCTCTGGGTGGGTGTGTCGTTCCTCCGCACCCGGAGGAAGAAGCTCGACTGACGATGAGGCTGAGGCTCTCGGTGCGATGAATCAGCGCCGAGAGCTGAGCACCTTCGTGAAGCCTCACGACCTCACGGCGTCTTCCAGTCTCCGTAGCACGCCGTGAGCCCACACTCAGGACACCGGCAGCCGATGTAGACCCAGCGGACATCCGTGCTGTCCTTGTAGAAGGCGAAGCCCACGGCCATCTCGAACGCCCCATTCCCACAGGGGCACTCGGCCTGCTGGAGCTCGGCCTCCTCGAGGAACTCCTCGCTGTCCGCGAGGGGCACCTCGTGCTCGCACTTCACGCAGCACTGCACCGCGGCGCCCGCCTCCTCATCGAGGATGAGATGGGAGCGCTCATGGCCGCACTCCGGGCAGCTCAGCTCATCCAGCCGCCCGATGGGATACTTGTTGTCCTGGCTGTACCGCTCGAGCTCCGGGCGGATGTCCGCGCGCGAATCGCCGTAGTAATGCCGGCCCTTCTTCTTCAACGCCACGCGCTCACCCCAGCAGCTTGAAGCTCTCGCGCGCAATCACCACGCGCTGCACCTCGCTGGTGCCCTCGTAGATGGTCTGCACGCGGGCGTCGCGGAAGTACCGCTCCACCGGGAACTCGTCGATGTAGCCGTAGCCGCCGTGGAGCTGCACGGCCTTGTCGCAGACGCGGTTGCTCGTCTCGCTGGCGTACAGCTTCGCCATCGACGCCTCGCGCGAGAACGGCTGCTTCTGGTCCTTCATGTACGCCGCGCGCAGCGTCAGCAGCTCCGCCGCGTCGATCTGCGTCTTCATGTCGGCGATCATGAACCGCGGGCCCTGGAACTCACCCACGGCCTGACCGAAGGCCTTGCGGTCCTTCACATACGAGACCGTCGCCTCCAGCGCCGCCCGCGCCACGCCGCACGCCTGCGACGCGATGCCGATGCGCCCACCGTCCAGCGCGACCATCGCCAGCCGGAACCCCTGCCCTTCCGCCGCCAGCAGGTTCTCCGCCGGAATCACGCAGTCCTCGAACGTCAGCGGCACGGTGTTCGACGAGCGCAGGCCCATCTTGTCCTCGTGACGCCCGACGATGAGGCCCTTCGTCCCACCCTCCACGATGAAGCAGGACAAGCCCTTGTTGCCCGCGCCAGACGTCCGGGCCCACACCACGAACACCCCGGCGTGCGCGCCCGACGTGATCCACTGCTTGGCCCCGTTGAGCACCCACGTGTCGCCGCGCCGAACCGCCGTGGTCCTGAGCGCGCCCGGGTCGGAGCCCGCGTGCGGCTCCGAGAGCGCGAACGAGCCCGCCACCGCCTCGCCCGACGCCAGTCGCGTCACGTACTTCTCGCGCTGGGCCTCGGTCCCGAAGGCGTTGATGAGCTCGCCACACATGTTCGTGACGGCCATCGTCACCGCGGTGGACGCGTCCGCCGCCGCCATCTCCATCATGGCCAGCGCGTAGGAGACGGCGCCCGCCTCCGAGCCGCCGTACTTCGCCGGGATGTTCACCCCGAGCAGCCCCAGCTCCCCCAGCTCCTTGTAGAGCTCTGTCGGGAAGCGCTCCGTGCGGTCCAGCTCGCGGGCCAGCGGGGCCACGCGCTCGCGCGCGAACTTGCGGGCCGTCTCGCGAATCAGCGTCTGGGTCTCGGTCAGCTCGAGGTTCACGGAGGTCTTCCTACTCGACGGCCTTGAGGTTGAACGGGTACTCGATGGGGTGGTCCGCGCCGTCCGGAGGCTTCGGGAACGTCATGGACGTCAGCACTGCCACCACGCAGTCGTGCAGGTTCGGGTCCTTCAGCGTGCTGTCCTTCCTCACCTTGGCGTTCTTCACCAGGCCATTGGCGTCGATGGTGAAGGACGTGTGCAGCTTGCCCTCCACCTTCTTGTCCTTCTCCGCCATGTGGTCCTCGTAGCACTCCTGGATGCGCCCCTGGTTGTAGGCGACCACCTGGCGGATGGAGTCCGGCGTGAAGGGCATCCGCTCCACGTCCGGCGCGTCGTTCTTCGCGGGCGCCGGCTTGGTGGGGGCCGCGGGCTTCCCGCCCTCGGACTTCTTCGACGGAGTGCCCTGGGCGAACGCCATCGCGGACGCCAGGACCAGAACGGGAAGCAGTGCCCTCTTCATGATGCCTACTCCTTCAGGACGTTGGCCGAGATGACGATGCGCTGGATTTCGCTCGTCCCCTCGTAGATCTCGGTGATGCGAGCGTCGCGCACGTGGCGCTCCGCGTCCATCTCCTTGCTGTAGCCCATGCCGCCGTGCACCTGGAGGGCCTTGTTCGTCACGCGGTTGGCCATCTCGCTGGCGAACAGCTTCGCCATCGCGCTCTCCGCGCTGTGGCGCACGCCCTTGTCCTTGAGCAGGGCCGCCCGCCAGATGAGCAGCCGGGCCGCGTCGATCTCCATGGCCATGTCGGCGATCATGAACTGGATGGCCTGGTGCTCGCGGATGGGCTTGCCGAACGACTTGCGCTCACCCGAGTAGCGGACGGCCTCCTCGTACGCGGCGCGCGCGATGCCCAGCGCCTGGGACGCGATGCCGATGCGGCCGCCGTCCAGCGTGGACATGGCGACCTTGAAGCCCTCGCCCTCCTTGCCCAGCAGGTTCTTGGCCGGCACGCGCATGTCCTCGAAGAACATGGAGCAGGACCAGGCGGCGCTGATGCCCATCTTCTTGTCGGGCTCGGCGCGCGTGAAGCCGGGGGTGTTGGTGGGGACCAGGAAGGCGGTGATGCCCTTGTGGCCCGCCTCCTTGTTCGTCATCGTGAACAGCACGATGGCGTCGGCCTTGGGGCCGTTGGTGATCCAGTTCTTCGAGCCGTTGATGATGTACTCGTCACCCCGGCGCACCGCGACGGTCTGCTGCGCGGCGGCGTCGCTGCCGGCCTCGGGCTCCGTCAGGCCGAAGCAGCCGAGCTTGTCACCGCGCGCGAACGGCGTGAGGAACTCCTCCTTCTGCGCTTCGGTGCCGAACTTCATCACCGGATCGCAGTAGAGCGAGTTGTTCACGCTCATGATGACGCCGGTGGAGGCACAGCCGCGGCTGATCTCCTCCATGGCGAGCGCGTAACAGACATTGTCCAGGCCCGCGCCGCCGTACTGCTCGGGGACGGCGACACCGAGCAGCGACAGCTCGGCGAGCTTCTTCACCGCATCGGTGGGCCACGTGTGGTGCTCATCCCACTTACGGGCGTTGGGGGTCAGTTCCTTGGCGGCGAACTCGCGGCACATCCGCTGGATCTCGCGCTGGACGTCGGTCAGCTCGAAGTTCATGAGGGCTCCATATTACGGGGGGTGCTCCCAGGGAATAGCGAAGACGAAGGACCCGGCCCCAAGCGACGGTTACCGTGCCGATGAGCCGCCGGCTGCCCGCCCCCGCTCCCCGGATTCCAGGGGCGAGCCCAGGAACATGTTCAGGGGCACCGTGACGTCGAGGGACACGTCCATCCGCGCCCCCTCCCCTGTCCAGGCCCGGCGCAGCACCACCGACACCGTCCACGGCGTCGTGGCCGCGTGCCGTTCAATCAGGTCATACGTGAGGCCCACACCGGCCACACCCCCGGAGCCGTCCTGGCCCCACAGGCCCGCTCCCTCGGCGAGCACCCCGAAGCGCGCCCGGTCCGGGAACACCGACACGCGCGCCCCCGCGAGCAGCCGCCACTTCGCGGGGGCCAGTCGGACCTGGGGCTCGAGGAAGGGTGAGACGAGCAGCGTGGGGCCGGGGATGTCCCACGCCCCGAGCGCCCACGGGTGGATGGGCCAGGAGAGCACCCAGTGATTCGGCGCGCCCGAGGCCCACTGGTAGCGGACATCCGGGATGAGGGGCTCCAGGAAGCACCCCGTGTAGATGCACAACGAGCGCTTCCACGAGACGAGCGGCGAGGCGCGACCGTGCTCGTCGGGCGGGACTTCACGAGCGGGCTCCGGTGGCTCGCCCGCGCTGGCGGGTCGCTGAACAAGCTCGTCGGCGAGCCCGCCGCTCGCAGGCAGCAGGCTCCCATCGAGGCCGCTCGTCGGGACAAGCTCGGCGCGGGCCGGCGACGCGGCCAGGAGCACCGTGAGGAGACTCCCGACCGCGCGCGCGTGAGTCACTTGCCCGTGAAGCTCGCGGGGCGCTTCTCGAGGAACGCCTTCATGCCCTCGCGCTGGTCCTCGGAGCCGAACAGCTCCGCGAAGCCCTGGCGCTCGAGCGTGTTGGCCTCCGTGAGGTCCTTGTCCGCGCCCTGCTCGATGACCCGCTTGGCCTTGCCGATGGCCAGGGGGCTGTTCTTGAGCATCTTCGCCGCGACGGCGCGGCAGTGCGCGAGCAGCCCATCGGCCGGCAGCACCTCCAGCACCAGGCCGATCTCCTTGGCCTTGGCGGCGTCGATGCGCGCGCCCGTGAAGACCAGCTCCTTCGCGCGGGCCCGGCCCACCACGCGGGTGAGCCGCTGCGTGCCGCCGAAGCCCGGGATGACCCCCAGGCCCACTTCGGGCAGGCCGAGCTGCGCCTTCTCGGACGCGTAGATGAAGTCGCACGCCAGGGCCAGCTCACAGCCGCCGCCGAGCGCGAAGCCGTTCACCGCGGCGATGGTGGGGATGGTCAAGGACTCCAGGAGCGCGAGCGCACGGTGGCCCAGGGCGGCGAACTCCTGCGCCTGGGACTCGTTCAGCGCCGCCATCTCCGCGATGTCCGCGCCCGCGACGAAGGCCTTCTCGCCTCCGCCGGTGACGATGAGCACGCGTGTCTCGACGCCGAGCGAGCGCACCGCGGCCTCGAACTCCTGCAGCGTCTTGTTGTTGAGGGCGTTGAGCGCCTTGGGACGGTCGATGGTCAGCGTGGCGACCGCGCCGTCGTGCTCCAGTCGGAGGTTCTCGTAGGTCATGTTCGGGGTCCTCGCGCAGGAAGCTCAGTACTTGTAGAAGCCGCGGCCGCTCTTCTTGCCGTACCAGCCGGCGTCCACGTACTGACGCAGCAGCGGGCACGGGCGGTACTTCGAGTCACCCAGGCCCTTGTGCAGCACCTCGGCGATGTAGAGCACCGTGTCCAGGCCGATGAAGTCGGCCAGCTGCAGCGGGCCCATGGGCTGGTTGGTGCCCAGCTTCATCGCGGTGTCGATGTCCTCCGCCGAGCCCAGGCCCTCCATCAGCGCGTAGCAGGCCTCGTTCAGCATCGGGATGAGGATGCGGTTGACGATGAAGCCCGGGAAGTCCTTGGAGACCACGGTCGTCTTGCCCATGCGCTCGGACAAGGCGCGCGTGGTGGCGTAGGTCTCGTCGGACGTCGCGGCGCCGCGGATGAGCTCCACCAACTGCATCACCGGCACCGGGTTCATGAAGTGCATGCCGATGACGAACTCGGGGCGCTTCGTGGACGCGGCGATGCGGGTGATGGGGATGGAGGAGGTGTTGGTGGCGAGGATGCCGCCCGGCCGGACGACGGCGTCCAGGTCCTGGAAGATGCGGCGCTTGAGGTCCTCGTTCTCCGTCACCGCTTCAATCGCGAAGTCGACGTCCTTCGCCTCGGTGACGTTGGTGAGCGTGGCGAGGTTGGCCTCGGCGGCCTGCTGCTTCGCGGCGTCGAGCTTGCCCTTCTCCACCAGCTTCTTCAGGCCCGCGCGGATGCGGTCCGCGCCCTTGGCGAGACCTTCCTTGGACACGTCCGCCAGCGTGACGCGCAGACCCGCCTGCAATGCCACCTGCGCGATGCCCGCGCCCATCTGCCCGGCGCCGACGACGACGATGTGCTCCGTTGCCATGGTGCTCTCGAACCCCTCGGTCGGAATGTGAATGACGTCGAGCGGCCTTAGCCCACGCCCCCGGAGCGGTCAACGAGTCGCGGCGGGCAACTCCACCTGGCGGACGATGTAGCGCTCCTCCCCCACCGACAGTTGCTCCTCCACGCGCTGGCGCTGCTCGCGGCCCGCGAGCTTCACGTAGAACACCGCGCGGAAGTCGCCCTCGGGCAGGTCCACCTTGAACGTGAGCTCCGGCGGCGCGCCGGTGTCGCCGAAGAAGCGCTCCTCGCGTTTGATGAGCTCGCCGTCCGCGCCGCTCACCTGGAAGTCCACGGCGCGGGCCTGGCGCCAGCCGTCACCCGAGGGATGGATGACCAGCTCGCGCTCGGGGATGCCGGTGATCTGCCAGAGCCACACGCCCAGCCCGACGGCCAGCAGCAGCGGCAGTCGCTTGGCGAGCGGCGAGGAACGGAAGCCCTTCCGCGCGGGCGCGGCGGGGGTTTCGGAGGGAGGCGTGTCCGCCACCGCTACTCCTTCTTCGAGCGCCGGGAGCCGGGGCGGCGCGCATTGAGCTCGGAGATGACCACGCGCGCGGTGGGGGCCGCGGCGTGCTTCTTCTCCTTGGGGCGCGGCTCGGCGGCGGGCTGCTCGGGCTCATCCTCACCGAGCTTCTCGGCCTTGTCCGGCGGGACGAGCCGGACCTGCGCCTTGATCTCCAGCGTCATGCCGGAGACGAGCTTGAGGAACTCGTCGCGCAGCTTCTCGGACTGGAGGAAGCGGCGGAGCTCCTCGGTGATGGCTCCCGTGACCTCATCCTTGGTCTTCTCCGCCTGGGAGAGGATGAAGCCGAGGGCCTCCTTGGGGAGCTTGAGCTGGCCGGCGAGGTTGCGGATGCCCTCTTCGGTCATGAAGAGGGCGCCCAGGCCGGCGACGGCCATGCGACGGACGAACTCCGGGACGAAGCCCGCGGGTCCCGAGGCGCGCCCTTCCCGGCCGGAACGGTCCTCGTCGATGAGCGGGTCGTCGGGATACTCGTCGTTGCCGGCCGGGGGCATGAAGCGTCTCCTGGGTGGGTCAGCGTGCCTGCACCACCGGCAGAGGGATGCTCTTGGCGCTCTGCGCGGACACGCGGCCCGCGATGTTGCGAGCGACCTCCAGGAAGGCCTTGGCCTCCGGGCTGTCCTTGGCGCCCACCACCACCGGTACGCCCGAGTCTCCCGACACACGCACCTTCAAGTCCAGCGGAACTTCCCCGAGGAACGGGATGCCGAACATCTCGGCGGCCTTGCGACCGCCCCCGTGGTTGAAGATGGGGGTGACGTGCGAGCAGTTCGGGCAGACGAACTGGGACATGTTCTCGACGATGCCCAGCACGGGGATATGGACCTTGTCGAACATCTGCTTGGCGCGGACCACGTCGGCCAGGGCCACGTCCTGCGGCGTGGTGACGAGCACGGCGCCCGCGGCGCGGATGGACTGCGACAGCGTCAGGGCCACGTCGCCGGTGCCGGGAGGCAGGTCGAGGACGAGGTAGTCGAGCTCGCCCCAGTTCACGTCACGCACCAGCTGCATCAGCGCGCCGTGGAGCATGGGGCCGCGCCAGATGAGGGCCTGGTCGGCCTCGACGAGGAAGCCGATGGACATGACCTTGAGGCCGTGGGCGATGAGCGGATCCAGCGACTTGCCGTCGGGGCTCACCGGCTTCTTGTCGCCCAGGCCCGTCATCAAGGGGACCGAGGGGCCGTAGAAGTCGGCGTCGAGCAGGCCGACCTTGGCGCCGTGCTGGGCCAGGGCGGTGGCCAGGTTGACGGCGACGGTGCTCTTGCCGACGCCGCCCTTGCCCGCGCCAACGAGGATGATGTTCTTCACCTTGGGGAGCAGCGCGCCCGCGGGCACGCCGCCGCCGGCGGAGCGGACCTGGGCGCCCCACTCGATGTTGAAGGACTTCAGGCCGGGGACGGCCTTGAGGGCGGCCTCCGAGTCGGCCTGGATCTTCCCCTTCATGGGGCAGGCGGGCGTGGTGAGCTCGATCTTGAGTTTGACCGTGTCGCCGGTGACGCGGACGTCCTTCACCATTCCGGCCTTCACCAGATCCACGTGCAGCTCGGGATCGATCACCTTCGACATGGCCGCGAGGACGTCGGCCTCGGTAACGCTCATCGGGACACCTGAAACCTTTTGGAAAACGGGCGCTTGGGAGCACCCCCAGGGGCGCGGAACATGCCAGTCCGGGAGGAGCTGTACAACGTCGTTTAACGCGGTGTGGCCCAGGACGCACCCCGACGACGGACCGGAGGGCCGGAGGGTGTCGACCGGCTGAAGGTGTCCATCAGGGACACTGAGGGAACGGGCAGGCGGGCCTACTCGAGGGCCGAGACACGGTACTCGCCGTCCTCGAGGACCAGGAGGACGGCGCGCTCGTCGCCCAGGGGGAAGACGGCCTCACCGGCGCCGACCCGCACGTGGGTGTTGAGGGCGAGCCGGGCGCGGCGCAGGCGCTCCTTGGAGAGGGGTTCGCGCTCGAAGTCCTCCTTGAGCCGCTCGGGGGTGTAGCGGGCGCGCAAGGGAGCGGCGAGGAGGCCGTAGGCCGTCTTCCAGTCCTTGGCGTCGGAGGCGTCGAGGAAGCGGCGGAGCGCGGCGCGAGGGACATCGGCCGGACGGGCCTCGACGACGCGCCAGTCGGGGCCGGAGCGCGCGAGGGTGAGCGCGGGGGCTCGGGCCTCGAGGACCTCGGCGCTGGAGCGGACGGCGGCGGCGCGCTCGCGGCGGGCGGCTTCGTCGGAGTAGCGCTCCAGGAAGGCCGTCTCGCCGTCGGGGCCGTTGGTGGTGAGGGCGTAGGCGTCCTGGAGGCGGCCCTCGTCGAGGGCACGCGCGTAGGCCTCCGCGACGGAGACGGGCTCACGCGACGGCGTGGCGCAGGCGGGGGCCAGCACGAGAGCCCCCATGAGGACGGTGCGCTTCATGGGGCGCGGACCGTACCACGGAGCTTGTGCGCGAACCGGCGCAGCCACGAGTCGACCTCGGGCTCGTCCGCCAACGACACGAGCGTCTCCTTCGCATCGCCGCTCAGGTCCCACGACACCGGGCACAGGGCATACGTGGCCGGGTGCGCGGCGCCCATCAGCAGCTTCAGCAATGACATCCGAGGCGCGGGCGCACCGTAGGACTTCAACTCGAAGTCACCGGGCGCCACCTTCGCGAGCGACAGCGCGTACCGGCACGCCTCCTCGAACCCGCCGAGCTTGTCCACCAGGCCCGCGTCCTTCGCGCGCAGCCCCGAGTACACACGGCCCTCGGCCAGCGCGTGGATCTCCTCCTTCGTGCGTCCACGCGCCTTCGCCACGTGTCCCAGGAAGGACTGGTACATCTCCTCGATGTCCGCCTCGAGCGCGGCGCGCTCCCCTTCCGTGAAGCTCCGCGAGAACGACAGCAGCCCCGCGTTCGCTCCGCGCGTGATCACCGTCTTGTGGATGCCCAGCTGCTGCATCAACCCGGACGTGTCGAACTTGCCCGCGAACACACCAATCGAGCCCACCACCGCGTGCGGCGCGCTCCACAGCTCCTTCGCGCCCAGCGCCACCATGTAGCCCGCACTGGCGCAAACCCTGTCCATGTATGCAATCACGGGCTTCTTCTTCGCGACCCGCTGCACCACCTCGAGGATCTGCTCCGAGGCGATCGCCGCCCCACCCGGGCTGTTCACATACAGGAGGATGGCCTTGGACCGCTTGTCCCGCGCCGCCGCCCTCAACCCCTTCACCACCGCGTCCGACGTCGCGAACCGGCCGCCCGCGTTCCCGCTCCCCGGGACAATCATTCCGGACACCGGCACGAAGGCCAGCCGGGGCTTGCGCTTCCACCGCCGCCACTTCACCGGCGGAAACGGCACCGTCTC comes from the Myxococcus fulvus genome and includes:
- a CDS encoding acyl-CoA dehydrogenase family protein, which gives rise to MNLELTETQTLIRETARKFARERVAPLARELDRTERFPTELYKELGELGLLGVNIPAKYGGSEAGAVSYALAMMEMAAADASTAVTMAVTNMCGELINAFGTEAQREKYVTRLASGEAVAGSFALSEPHAGSDPGALRTTAVRRGDTWVLNGAKQWITSGAHAGVFVVWARTSGAGNKGLSCFIVEGGTKGLIVGRHEDKMGLRSSNTVPLTFEDCVIPAENLLAAEGQGFRLAMVALDGGRIGIASQACGVARAALEATVSYVKDRKAFGQAVGEFQGPRFMIADMKTQIDAAELLTLRAAYMKDQKQPFSREASMAKLYASETSNRVCDKAVQLHGGYGYIDEFPVERYFRDARVQTIYEGTSEVQRVVIARESFKLLG
- a CDS encoding AgmX/PglI C-terminal domain-containing protein, producing the protein MKRALLPVLVLASAMAFAQGTPSKKSEGGKPAAPTKPAPAKNDAPDVERMPFTPDSIRQVVAYNQGRIQECYEDHMAEKDKKVEGKLHTSFTIDANGLVKNAKVRKDSTLKDPNLHDCVVAVLTSMTFPKPPDGADHPIEYPFNLKAVE
- a CDS encoding acyl-CoA dehydrogenase — encoded protein: MNFELTDVQREIQRMCREFAAKELTPNARKWDEHHTWPTDAVKKLAELSLLGVAVPEQYGGAGLDNVCYALAMEEISRGCASTGVIMSVNNSLYCDPVMKFGTEAQKEEFLTPFARGDKLGCFGLTEPEAGSDAAAQQTVAVRRGDEYIINGSKNWITNGPKADAIVLFTMTNKEAGHKGITAFLVPTNTPGFTRAEPDKKMGISAAWSCSMFFEDMRVPAKNLLGKEGEGFKVAMSTLDGGRIGIASQALGIARAAYEEAVRYSGERKSFGKPIREHQAIQFMIADMAMEIDAARLLIWRAALLKDKGVRHSAESAMAKLFASEMANRVTNKALQVHGGMGYSKEMDAERHVRDARITEIYEGTSEIQRIVISANVLKE
- a CDS encoding enoyl-CoA hydratase/isomerase family protein, which translates into the protein MTYENLRLEHDGAVATLTIDRPKALNALNNKTLQEFEAAVRSLGVETRVLIVTGGGEKAFVAGADIAEMAALNESQAQEFAALGHRALALLESLTIPTIAAVNGFALGGGCELALACDFIYASEKAQLGLPEVGLGVIPGFGGTQRLTRVVGRARAKELVFTGARIDAAKAKEIGLVLEVLPADGLLAHCRAVAAKMLKNSPLAIGKAKRVIEQGADKDLTEANTLERQGFAELFGSEDQREGMKAFLEKRPASFTGK
- a CDS encoding 3-hydroxyacyl-CoA dehydrogenase family protein, which produces MATEHIVVVGAGQMGAGIAQVALQAGLRVTLADVSKEGLAKGADRIRAGLKKLVEKGKLDAAKQQAAEANLATLTNVTEAKDVDFAIEAVTENEDLKRRIFQDLDAVVRPGGILATNTSSIPITRIAASTKRPEFVIGMHFMNPVPVMQLVELIRGAATSDETYATTRALSERMGKTTVVSKDFPGFIVNRILIPMLNEACYALMEGLGSAEDIDTAMKLGTNQPMGPLQLADFIGLDTVLYIAEVLHKGLGDSKYRPCPLLRQYVDAGWYGKKSGRGFYKY
- the apbC gene encoding iron-sulfur cluster carrier protein ApbC, which gives rise to MSVTEADVLAAMSKVIDPELHVDLVKAGMVKDVRVTGDTVKLKIELTTPACPMKGKIQADSEAALKAVPGLKSFNIEWGAQVRSAGGGVPAGALLPKVKNIILVGAGKGGVGKSTVAVNLATALAQHGAKVGLLDADFYGPSVPLMTGLGDKKPVSPDGKSLDPLIAHGLKVMSIGFLVEADQALIWRGPMLHGALMQLVRDVNWGELDYLVLDLPPGTGDVALTLSQSIRAAGAVLVTTPQDVALADVVRAKQMFDKVHIPVLGIVENMSQFVCPNCSHVTPIFNHGGGRKAAEMFGIPFLGEVPLDLKVRVSGDSGVPVVVGAKDSPEAKAFLEVARNIAGRVSAQSAKSIPLPVVQAR
- the sppA gene encoding signal peptide peptidase SppA, producing MLRLPFLAIANLLLLLRTLLGAPFRMFAAGSRPAYVRFRLTGDPPYREQRKPRFSLGGGSKPEPADVTSLEKFGEALRLLARDAKVKGVVLEVEGLGLPPAKRDALLALLAEFRAAGKRVVTWAVMVDTDSYPVLCAADEVLLAPMGRLELVGYAAESTALGEGLSRIGIRPQFIRRGDYKTAPELFTHPEVSDIQRRTVESFLDERYAALVEAVSAARKKTPEEVRALIDQGPYSAQRAKAAGLVDGLVSEVDLPLHLGMVEKKDGVAPEDDDTELEPMEMYLETVPFPPVKWRRWKRKPRLAFVPVSGMIVPGSGNAGGRFATSDAVVKGLRAAARDKRSKAILLYVNSPGGAAIASEQILEVVQRVAKKKPVIAYMDRVCASAGYMVALGAKELWSAPHAVVGSIGVFAGKFDTSGLMQQLGIHKTVITRGANAGLLSFSRSFTEGERAALEADIEEMYQSFLGHVAKARGRTKEEIHALAEGRVYSGLRAKDAGLVDKLGGFEEACRYALSLAKVAPGDFELKSYGAPAPRMSLLKLLMGAAHPATYALCPVSWDLSGDAKETLVSLADEPEVDSWLRRFAHKLRGTVRAP